The genomic DNA TAtcatcactaattgggtgacaggacccaatagtggtatgaccatcgtcaccaggaggtgacacggCGCCATATAACAATAAGATAGAAACCATTATAATCGCTCTTATGTTGTAAattataactaagggtcattttataaaacatgaatgaactcactcagtaatTCCTGCTggcaaaacctttttaaaacgcgtttcaggtaaatacagtagattggagtaagagttggatacggcaccgACAAGACTTACATAAGTGGctcattttatcaattaaattaaattaagaattaTCAATTTATgtattcgggtttatcccatattaaaagctaccattgtaaaacatgggttttatcccatctatttaataaataaaaatccggtgtttctaaactctgatatttttcctaactcatggttctgatgaaatttccgctgcaatgtttttaaaataaccaacggtaccacttggctgctcgcggctcccgattccgatTCTGCTCTCAGGGTGGGTTCGGGGGTCGTGACATTGAGTTTGTACCTGCTGAGCCACCTGTTGAGGCACCTGTTTTTCTGGTCGATCAGCCCCTCAATATGCCCGCTGATCAGGAGCCTGCTCCAGCTGATTCAGAGCTTGGAGTTGCACTAGAGCCTGTTTTCGCTCACGACCCTTTACCGGCGCACGACCCTTTACCGGCGCACGACCCTATTCCTGTTGATGTACCGGTCATTGCACCACCAGTTGCTGATGTCCCAGTTGTTGCACCTCCGCCCGACCCCATTCCTGTGTTTgttgaccgtgcaccttttgctaTACACATTGATCCTGGATATGCTCACTCCCGTAATGGATGGATTGAGGATGACGACTATCCTCCTTTTGTTCGACTAGTCACTCCCCCTGCTGCACCTGTCCAGGTACCCATTGATGTCCCACAGTATCACCCTCACGTGTCAGACGTCCACCGCATGGATTTACCCGTCACTtttcttcaggacatacctcatccccgtccaggggaaggaccTTCTACTCAGCAGCACGATCACATGCCACCTACGACAGCAGCCTTTCCATTTATGCCCCCTTTTGCACCTGCTGCACACACTGCTTTTTCTTCTTCAGCACCCATGGGCGAGCCATTTATGTGGTCTTCGCCCAACGTCATGCCTTTGAACAGATCCATACCATGCTTTTCATGTTGGGTATACGACGGATGATATACTTTTATCCTTTCAGCTACAGCAGGATATGTTGAGTCGGAGAGTCGCTGAGCTCGAGAGGATCCCGCGTCCTCCATCTTTTGCTGATCCATCACAGTCTACTTTTCCACCTGCTCCACTATTTCCTTATCCGGATTTCCACATCCGATTCCTAACgatggagcagcagattgcttGTTTGATGCGTATTGTTCACGCACTCGAGGAGGATTTGGTGCATCTGCGCCGTTTGCTTTTCAtccctccacctcctcctcctcccccaTCAGCTTGAGGTTTTTGGTTTGTTGCAGATATCATGCTTTTGATGAGAGCCCAACTATTGAGTCGACTGCACAGCATTTTGAAGACCACGTGATGACTTATGACTTTTGGTATTTGACTTTTGGTTGTTGTATATTGTTAGACAATTCAGACAAGGGCGATGTAACCCTTAGTCTCTTTTGATGTACGATACATTTGTAAAACTTGTAAACAGTACTTGTGGTCTTGTTATATGATAGTTCAATCGCAACGTTCTCATTACATGCGTTGTTGGATTATTTGTTTTAtgttatgacatgggatgttatgtgttattgTGTTGATGAATGTTATTACATGCGCGTGTTACGTACTCACTATACTTTTTATGGCCTGACCTATATAATcttcttatagaagatgcctccCCGAAGGGAAAACCGTTtgcccactactgaggctgaattGCAAGCAAGAATCTCGCAAGCAATAGCAGATTACGAGGCCTCACACGCCGAAACTAGCGGGGTTACCTCAAGGAGCAACCCACCacatggtaatgtttaagtcgCTTGAGACACACTACATTACATTTGGACATTCCATGTGCAATTGCTAATACTTCCTGTGAATGACGCTACTTGTACAGGCTGTACCTTCAAACAATTTTTAGACTGTAAACCGCTAAACTTTAACGGCATCGGAGGTGCTGTGGCTTATGTTCGATGGATAGAAAAGACCGACTCAGTGTTAAGgatgagcaaatgcgcaccagAACAACAAGTCACCTACATTTTCGGATTGTTCACTGATGGAGCAGTTTCATGGTGGAATCTCCAGGTCCAAACTCTGGGAGAGGCAGCAGCATACGCTTTGAGTTGGAacgagctgaagg from Helianthus annuus cultivar XRQ/B chromosome 7, HanXRQr2.0-SUNRISE, whole genome shotgun sequence includes the following:
- the LOC118480254 gene encoding leucine-rich repeat extensin-like protein 3, whose translation is MPADQEPAPADSELGVALEPVFAHDPLPAHDPLPAHDPIPVDVPVIAPPVADVPVVAPPPDPIPVFVDRAPFAIHIDPGYAHSRNGWIEDDDYPPFVRLVTPPAAPVQVPIDVPQYHPHVSDVHRMDLPVTFLQDIPHPRPGEGPSTQQHDHMPPTTAAFPFMPPFAPAAHTAFSSSAPMGEPFMWSSPNLQQDMLSRRVAELERIPRPPSFADPSQSTFPPAPLFPYPDFHIRFLTMEQQIACLMRIVHALEEDLVHLRRLLFIPPPPPPPPSA